One region of Ornithinibacter aureus genomic DNA includes:
- a CDS encoding DUF2157 domain-containing protein: MTAPPTIPPDAPAGSPGQPGPPGPTPHTPVVVTATPRQLHWLEGQLAHWQSEGLVDPVAASAIRNRYVASRRFTLSHIVLTLGACFVGLGLIWLVASNLDQMSPLVRFLLMVVIWLGLIGAAEVLAARREREGDTASPVVGAVRLLAAGAFGAVVFQAAQSLQVPAFEPILVGVWGLGAVLWAYAVRGLAPLVLGIGLIAFWFLWQVMSGGEGAFAVSTALAVAALAGVSIGVVHNILGWRDFALPWREIGAALGLVALFIAAFPFAWGEAAGSIALWLGLAVAGGLAVLALARGGRIDRFEVALSALALALTIALSLWRFDQDVMDTANLPPGAWARAVFAVVAYLLVASGYAVLGGMRDASRLTWLATGALVIFVTVQAFAVFAPIVSGAALFLIVGLVLLGTGILADRGRRRLVSETKEALS; the protein is encoded by the coding sequence ATGACCGCGCCGCCCACCATCCCCCCGGACGCACCTGCTGGTTCGCCCGGTCAGCCCGGTCCGCCGGGCCCCACCCCTCACACCCCCGTCGTCGTCACCGCGACCCCCCGTCAGCTGCACTGGCTGGAGGGCCAACTGGCCCACTGGCAGTCCGAAGGGCTCGTCGACCCGGTTGCCGCCTCGGCCATCCGCAACCGCTACGTCGCGAGCCGGCGCTTCACCCTCTCGCACATCGTCCTCACCCTCGGGGCCTGCTTCGTCGGGCTCGGCCTGATCTGGCTCGTCGCGTCGAACCTGGACCAGATGTCGCCGCTCGTGCGCTTCCTGCTCATGGTGGTGATCTGGCTGGGGCTCATCGGTGCCGCCGAGGTGCTCGCCGCGCGCCGCGAGCGCGAGGGCGACACGGCATCCCCCGTCGTGGGCGCGGTGCGCCTGCTCGCCGCGGGTGCCTTCGGGGCCGTGGTGTTCCAGGCGGCGCAGAGCCTGCAGGTTCCGGCGTTCGAGCCGATCCTCGTCGGGGTGTGGGGTCTGGGCGCCGTGCTGTGGGCGTATGCCGTCCGAGGGCTGGCGCCCCTCGTTCTCGGCATCGGTCTGATCGCCTTCTGGTTCCTCTGGCAGGTCATGAGTGGCGGGGAGGGCGCCTTCGCCGTCTCGACCGCCCTCGCGGTCGCTGCCCTGGCCGGGGTCTCGATCGGGGTGGTGCACAACATCCTCGGCTGGCGAGACTTCGCCCTGCCGTGGCGCGAGATCGGGGCGGCGCTGGGCCTGGTGGCGTTGTTCATCGCCGCGTTTCCGTTCGCCTGGGGTGAGGCTGCGGGCAGCATCGCGCTGTGGCTCGGCCTCGCGGTCGCGGGCGGTCTCGCCGTGCTGGCCCTGGCGCGCGGAGGCCGCATCGACCGGTTCGAGGTGGCCCTGTCGGCGCTGGCGCTGGCCCTGACGATCGCGCTGTCGCTGTGGCGCTTCGACCAGGACGTCATGGACACGGCCAACCTGCCGCCCGGGGCGTGGGCACGTGCCGTCTTCGCCGTCGTCGCCTACCTGCTCGTCGCGAGCGGGTATGCCGTGCTCGGCGGGATGCGGGACGCGAGCCGCCTCACGTGGCTGGCGACCGGGGCCCTGGTCATCTTCGTGACCGTTCAGGCATTCGCCGTGTTCGCTCCGATCGTGTCGGGTGCGGCGCTGTTCCTCATCGTCGGCCTCGTCCTGCTCGGCACCGGCATCCTCGCCGACCGGGGCCGGCGACGGCTCGTGAGCGAGACCAAGGAGGCCCTGTCATGA
- a CDS encoding GDYXXLXY domain-containing protein has product MTTIETGIRPDPAQQPLPPTGRSRNGHLARVVGVVLTSLALLAVALWPQLSARFTGDEVVLRVQPVDPIDPFRGAYVDLDYPDLPRQQFDEGNPLTEEEQQALDAARGTAYVPLRQQGEVWVGGEIVRTAPTDGLYLTCDDSSWRLRCGIESWFLPQGEARALEDAVRDGRAVATVRVDGSGHAALVDVETR; this is encoded by the coding sequence ATGACCACCATCGAGACCGGCATCCGACCCGATCCGGCGCAGCAGCCGCTGCCCCCGACGGGGCGCAGCCGAAACGGGCACCTCGCCCGGGTCGTGGGGGTGGTGCTGACCAGTCTGGCGCTGCTCGCCGTCGCTCTCTGGCCGCAGCTGTCGGCGCGGTTCACCGGCGACGAGGTCGTGCTGCGGGTGCAGCCCGTCGACCCGATCGACCCCTTCCGCGGTGCCTACGTCGACCTCGACTACCCCGACCTGCCCCGCCAGCAGTTCGACGAGGGCAACCCGCTCACCGAGGAGGAGCAGCAGGCCCTGGACGCCGCGCGCGGCACCGCCTACGTGCCGCTGCGGCAGCAGGGCGAGGTCTGGGTCGGTGGCGAGATCGTGCGCACGGCGCCGACCGACGGGCTCTACCTGACCTGTGACGACTCCAGCTGGCGGTTGCGCTGTGGCATCGAGAGCTGGTTCCTGCCGCAGGGCGAGGCCAGGGCGCTCGAGGATGCCGTTCGCGACGGTCGCGCGGTGGCCACGGTTCGCGTCGACGGGTCGGGGCACGCCGCCCTGGTCGACGTGGAGACCCGCTGA
- the kynA gene encoding tryptophan 2,3-dioxygenase, which yields MSDDAVDRAQRVLEEGISTDFSKAMSYGAYLDLDTLLAAQHPRSEPQQHDELLFIIQHQVAELWLKLLLHEMHSARALIAADELPPALKRLARVKHVQKQLVEQWDVLATLTPSEYAQIRPFLATSSGFQSHQYRAVEFLLGNKNADMVRVFEHSPHEHAELMRLLGEPTIYDEFLRFLARRGYAVPEAVLERDVTQPYRLDEDLVAVFEAVYASPSEHWGVYETCEELVDIEDLFQQWRFRHLQVVTRTIGHRQGTGGSSGVGFLRKALDLTFFPELYAVRALVE from the coding sequence ATGAGCGATGACGCCGTGGACCGGGCCCAGCGAGTGCTGGAAGAAGGCATCTCCACCGACTTCAGCAAGGCGATGTCGTACGGCGCCTACCTGGACCTCGACACGTTGCTCGCCGCACAGCATCCGCGCAGTGAACCCCAGCAGCACGACGAACTGCTCTTCATCATCCAGCACCAGGTCGCCGAGCTCTGGCTCAAGCTGCTGCTGCACGAGATGCACTCGGCCCGCGCCCTCATCGCCGCCGACGAGCTCCCGCCGGCGCTGAAGCGGCTGGCCCGGGTCAAGCACGTGCAGAAGCAGCTCGTGGAGCAGTGGGACGTCCTGGCCACCCTCACCCCGAGTGAGTACGCGCAGATCAGGCCCTTCCTCGCGACGAGTTCGGGGTTCCAGAGCCACCAGTACCGGGCCGTGGAGTTCCTGCTCGGCAACAAGAACGCCGACATGGTGCGCGTCTTCGAGCACAGCCCCCACGAGCACGCCGAGCTGATGCGCCTGCTCGGTGAACCGACGATCTACGACGAGTTCCTGCGCTTCCTCGCCCGGCGCGGGTACGCCGTTCCCGAGGCGGTGCTCGAGCGCGACGTCACCCAGCCCTACCGGCTCGATGAGGACCTCGTCGCGGTGTTCGAGGCGGTGTACGCCTCGCCGTCCGAGCACTGGGGCGTCTACGAGACCTGCGAGGAGCTCGTCGACATCGAGGACCTGTTCCAGCAGTGGCGCTTCCGCCACCTCCAGGTCGTCACCCGCACCATCGGGCACCGGCAGGGCACCGGTGGGTCGAGCGGAGTCGGCTTCCTGCGCAAGGCGCTCGACCTCACGTTCTTCCCCGAGCTGTACGCGGTGCGCGCCCTCGTGGAGTGA
- a CDS encoding PfkB family carbohydrate kinase, with translation MPRVIHTAQALVDAVMEVPSLPVRGGNVMATSYRRYAGGAVTILLAAARSGVECVHAGAVGTGHNGDLVRAALAAEGVTLSAPPVADLDTGVCVVLVEPSAERTFVTTQGAERQITLDSLAASAPEPGDLVCVSGYSLVGRTRDPLVEWLDTLADGVVVVLDPGATFAGLAEPLRHRVLARTDVWTGNADEAAALTGVRGMREAAEVVATLLAPDAVTIVRDGARGCAVRESGRTTHCPGHPQRPVDTNGAGDTHTGVLLAERATGASWADAAARANAAAAIKVTRRGPDTAPTRAEIDAFLAGQPR, from the coding sequence ATGCCTCGCGTCATCCACACCGCCCAGGCCCTCGTCGACGCCGTGATGGAGGTGCCGTCCCTGCCGGTGCGCGGCGGCAACGTCATGGCGACGTCGTACCGTCGCTACGCAGGGGGAGCGGTGACCATCCTGCTCGCCGCGGCGCGCTCGGGCGTCGAGTGCGTGCACGCGGGGGCCGTCGGCACCGGGCACAACGGTGACCTCGTGCGGGCGGCGCTGGCCGCCGAGGGGGTGACGCTGTCGGCGCCACCGGTGGCCGACCTCGACACGGGCGTGTGCGTCGTGCTCGTCGAGCCCAGTGCCGAACGCACCTTCGTGACCACCCAGGGTGCCGAGCGGCAGATCACGCTCGATTCGCTCGCGGCATCCGCCCCCGAACCCGGAGACCTCGTGTGCGTCAGCGGGTATTCCCTGGTGGGCCGCACCCGTGACCCGCTCGTCGAGTGGTTGGACACCCTGGCCGATGGTGTCGTCGTCGTCCTCGACCCCGGGGCAACCTTCGCCGGCCTGGCCGAGCCGCTGCGTCACCGGGTGCTCGCACGCACCGATGTCTGGACCGGCAACGCCGACGAGGCAGCCGCGCTCACCGGGGTGCGGGGGATGCGCGAGGCCGCCGAGGTCGTCGCCACCCTCCTCGCACCGGATGCCGTGACGATCGTTCGCGACGGCGCTCGCGGGTGCGCGGTGCGCGAGTCCGGCCGCACGACGCACTGCCCGGGGCACCCGCAACGGCCGGTGGACACCAACGGCGCGGGGGACACCCACACCGGGGTGCTGCTCGCGGAGCGGGCCACGGGGGCGTCGTGGGCTGACGCTGCTGCCCGGGCGAATGCGGCAGCGGCCATCAAGGTGACCCGACGCGGCCCGGACACGGCCCCGACCCGGGCCGAGATCGACGCGTTCCTGGCGGGCCAGCCCCGCTGA
- a CDS encoding MerR family transcriptional regulator codes for MTSPTTDAVRSPAARRARSGHAGPAERDRTWSIAQVAEEFGVTHRTVRHYEELGLISPERRGTARVYHRRDRTRLGLILRGRRLGFPLEEIRTIIDLYDAPRGRRSQLEYVLAQIGERRTDLEQRRRDLESTLAELADFERRCREDLEGLDEPGSVR; via the coding sequence ATGACAAGTCCCACGACGGATGCCGTGCGCTCACCCGCCGCTCGCCGCGCCCGTTCCGGCCACGCAGGGCCCGCCGAGCGCGACCGCACGTGGTCCATCGCCCAGGTGGCGGAGGAGTTCGGCGTCACGCACCGGACCGTGCGTCACTACGAGGAGCTCGGCCTCATCTCTCCCGAGCGACGGGGAACGGCCCGCGTGTACCACCGGCGAGACCGCACCCGGCTCGGGCTCATCCTGCGGGGCCGGCGGCTCGGCTTCCCGCTCGAGGAGATCCGCACGATCATCGACCTCTACGACGCGCCGCGGGGGCGGCGCAGCCAGCTCGAGTACGTCCTGGCCCAGATCGGCGAGCGCCGCACCGACCTCGAGCAGCGGCGCCGGGACCTCGAGTCGACGCTGGCCGAGCTGGCGGACTTCGAGCGACGCTGCCGCGAGGACCTCGAGGGATTGGACGAGCCGGGCAGCGTCCGCTGA
- a CDS encoding acyl-CoA dehydrogenase family protein, producing MFELSKDHEDFRAVVRDFATEAVEPHVAQWDRDHHFPAGLVPRMGELGLFGLVVPEAYGGSLEDADGGAFTSLCIAIEELGRVDQSIGITLSAGVGLGINPILTYGTDAQKERFLPDLVAGRALAGFGLTEPDTGSDAGATRTRAVLENGQWVVDGSKAFITNSGTDITSVVTVTARTGTDADGRPEISAIMIPSGTPGFTVEAPYDKLGWNISDTHGLSFAGCRVPEENLLGQRGHGFRQFLKTLDDGRIAISALALGLITRMREEATAYAKTRTAFGRPIGVNQGVAFPIADLLVMEENSRLLTYRAAWLKDEQEAGRRSVADVKQAAAVAKLYTSEAAVTATRIATQVFGGNGFMEEYPVARFYRDAKILEIGEGTSEVQRMVIAKSLGLPS from the coding sequence ATGTTCGAGCTGAGCAAGGACCACGAGGACTTCCGGGCGGTCGTGCGCGACTTCGCCACCGAGGCCGTCGAGCCTCATGTCGCCCAGTGGGACCGTGACCACCACTTCCCGGCCGGCCTCGTGCCCCGCATGGGCGAGCTCGGGCTGTTCGGGCTCGTCGTCCCCGAGGCGTATGGCGGCTCGCTCGAGGACGCCGACGGCGGCGCCTTCACCAGCCTGTGCATCGCGATCGAGGAACTCGGCCGCGTCGACCAGTCGATCGGCATCACCCTCTCGGCGGGGGTGGGGCTCGGCATCAACCCGATCCTCACCTACGGCACCGACGCGCAGAAGGAGCGCTTCCTGCCCGACCTCGTCGCAGGCCGCGCGCTCGCGGGCTTCGGGCTCACCGAGCCGGATACCGGGAGCGACGCGGGTGCCACGCGCACCAGGGCGGTGCTCGAGAACGGCCAGTGGGTGGTCGACGGGTCGAAGGCGTTCATCACGAACTCCGGCACCGACATCACCTCGGTCGTCACCGTCACCGCCCGCACCGGGACCGACGCCGACGGTCGCCCCGAGATCTCGGCGATCATGATCCCCTCGGGCACGCCCGGGTTCACCGTCGAGGCGCCCTACGACAAGCTCGGCTGGAACATCTCGGACACCCACGGGCTGTCCTTCGCCGGCTGCCGTGTGCCCGAGGAGAACCTGCTCGGACAGCGCGGCCACGGCTTCCGCCAGTTCCTCAAGACCCTCGACGACGGGCGGATCGCGATCAGCGCGCTGGCCCTGGGCCTCATCACCCGGATGCGCGAGGAGGCCACCGCCTACGCGAAGACCCGCACCGCGTTCGGGCGGCCCATCGGGGTCAACCAGGGCGTCGCGTTCCCCATCGCCGACCTGCTCGTCATGGAGGAGAACTCGCGCCTGCTGACCTACCGGGCCGCGTGGCTGAAGGACGAGCAGGAGGCCGGGCGCCGCTCGGTCGCTGACGTCAAGCAGGCGGCGGCCGTGGCCAAGCTCTACACCTCAGAGGCCGCCGTCACCGCGACCCGGATCGCCACGCAGGTGTTCGGGGGCAACGGCTTCATGGAGGAGTACCCCGTGGCTCGGTTCTACCGCGACGCCAAGATCCTCGAGATCGGCGAGGGCACGTCCGAGGTGCAGCGCATGGTCATCGCCAAGTCACTCGGCCTGCCGTCATGA
- a CDS encoding acyl-CoA carboxylase subunit beta yields MTEPDGGDPRVADVRARLEAAHTASERPTEKAAAKLASQNKLYVRDRIALLVDEDSFVEDGRYANSRAPGLPADGVVTGRGTVDGRPVIVIANDPTVKAGSWGARTVEKIVRATEAALREELPVFWLVDSAGARITDQVEMFPGRRGAGRIFHHQVALSGKVPQICCLFGPSAAGGAYIPSFCDVIIMVEGNASMYLGSPRMAEMVVGEKVSLEEMGGARMHCTVSGVGDLLAHDDSEAIELARLYFSYLPGNWHGPLPTYHAEEPSAPLTRASVPERESQPFDIHEVIDGLVDEHSFFEIKPLFAAELVVGFGRIDGESVGIVANNSAVKGGVLFSDSADKATRFIWLCDAFSIPLIYLADVPGFMIGSEVERGGIIRHGAKMVSAVASATVPQFCVVVRKAYGAGLYAMGGPGFGPDATIALPTARIAVMGPEAAVNAVYANKIAEVEAAEGVAARDAFVAARRAEYEADVDLERLAADLVLDQVIEADALRDELRRRLQYAARRDRHFSDKRRDVPPV; encoded by the coding sequence ATGACCGAGCCCGACGGGGGCGACCCGAGGGTCGCGGACGTCCGGGCGCGGCTGGAGGCCGCGCACACGGCATCCGAGCGCCCGACCGAGAAGGCGGCCGCCAAGCTCGCCTCCCAGAACAAGCTCTACGTGCGCGATCGGATCGCGCTGCTCGTCGACGAGGACAGCTTCGTCGAGGACGGGCGCTACGCGAACAGCCGGGCGCCAGGTCTGCCGGCCGACGGTGTCGTCACCGGGCGCGGGACCGTCGACGGGCGTCCCGTCATCGTCATCGCCAACGACCCGACCGTCAAGGCCGGGTCCTGGGGGGCGCGCACCGTCGAGAAGATCGTGCGCGCGACCGAGGCCGCCCTGCGCGAGGAGCTGCCCGTCTTCTGGCTCGTCGACAGCGCGGGCGCGCGGATCACCGACCAGGTCGAGATGTTCCCCGGGCGCCGAGGCGCCGGGCGGATCTTCCACCACCAGGTCGCCCTGTCGGGCAAGGTGCCGCAGATCTGCTGCCTGTTCGGGCCGTCAGCGGCCGGTGGGGCCTACATCCCGAGCTTCTGCGACGTCATCATCATGGTCGAGGGCAACGCCTCCATGTACCTCGGCAGCCCGCGGATGGCCGAGATGGTCGTGGGGGAGAAGGTCTCGCTCGAGGAGATGGGCGGGGCGCGGATGCACTGCACCGTCTCCGGCGTCGGCGACCTGCTCGCCCACGACGACTCCGAGGCCATCGAGCTCGCTCGGCTGTACTTCTCCTACCTGCCCGGCAACTGGCACGGCCCGCTGCCGACCTACCACGCGGAGGAGCCGTCCGCCCCGTTGACCCGGGCGAGCGTGCCCGAGCGCGAGAGCCAGCCGTTCGACATCCACGAGGTCATCGACGGCCTGGTCGACGAACACAGCTTCTTCGAGATCAAGCCGCTCTTCGCCGCCGAGCTCGTGGTCGGCTTCGGGCGCATCGACGGCGAGAGCGTCGGCATCGTCGCGAACAACTCGGCCGTCAAGGGTGGGGTGCTCTTCAGCGACTCGGCCGACAAGGCCACCCGGTTCATCTGGCTGTGTGACGCCTTCTCGATCCCGCTCATCTACCTGGCGGACGTGCCCGGCTTCATGATCGGCTCGGAGGTCGAGCGCGGCGGCATCATCCGGCACGGGGCGAAGATGGTCTCGGCCGTCGCCTCGGCCACGGTGCCGCAGTTCTGCGTCGTCGTGCGCAAGGCCTACGGGGCCGGGTTGTACGCGATGGGCGGCCCGGGCTTCGGCCCGGACGCCACGATCGCGCTGCCCACGGCTCGGATCGCCGTCATGGGCCCCGAGGCCGCGGTGAACGCCGTGTACGCGAACAAGATCGCCGAGGTCGAGGCGGCGGAGGGGGTGGCGGCGCGCGACGCGTTCGTCGCCGCCCGGCGCGCCGAGTACGAGGCCGACGTCGACCTCGAACGGCTCGCAGCCGACCTCGTGCTCGACCAGGTCATCGAGGCCGATGCGCTGCGTGACGAGCTGCGCCGGCGGCTGCAGTACGCGGCGCGACGCGACCGGCACTTCTCCGACAAGCGCCGCGACGTCCCGCCCGTCTGA
- a CDS encoding Maf family protein, producing MRRMPSTPVSLLLASASPARRTTLIAAGVTPHVRVSTVDEDATVASAEAVNGPLEAPDVALLLARAKAEDVVSTIEAEEADAADQGLPDDLLVLGCDSVLELDGEVHGKPADAAEAVERWQRMRGRSGVLHTGHWLVDLRHPDDGGTGGMVGGTASTTVHFAQLDDDEITAYVATGEPLHVAGAFTIDGLGGPFVAAIEGDPSTVVGVSLPLLRELVRGLGVAWHDLRTA from the coding sequence ATGCGCCGGATGCCGTCCACCCCCGTCTCGCTCCTGCTCGCCTCCGCGTCCCCCGCCCGTCGCACGACGCTCATCGCCGCGGGCGTGACGCCGCACGTGCGGGTGTCCACCGTCGACGAGGATGCCACCGTGGCTTCGGCCGAGGCCGTGAACGGGCCGCTCGAGGCGCCGGACGTGGCCCTGCTGCTCGCCCGGGCCAAGGCCGAGGACGTCGTCAGCACGATCGAGGCCGAGGAGGCCGACGCGGCAGACCAGGGACTCCCGGACGACCTGCTGGTCCTCGGCTGCGACTCCGTCCTCGAGCTCGACGGCGAGGTGCACGGCAAGCCGGCTGACGCCGCCGAGGCGGTCGAGCGCTGGCAGCGGATGCGCGGGCGCTCCGGCGTGCTGCACACCGGACACTGGCTGGTCGATCTGCGTCACCCCGACGACGGTGGGACGGGCGGCATGGTGGGCGGCACGGCATCCACGACGGTTCACTTCGCGCAGCTCGACGACGACGAGATCACCGCCTACGTCGCGACCGGGGAGCCGCTGCACGTGGCTGGTGCCTTCACGATCGACGGGCTCGGCGGCCCGTTCGTCGCCGCGATCGAGGGTGACCCCAGCACCGTGGTCGGGGTCTCCCTGCCGTTGCTGCGCGAGCTCGTGCGCGGACTCGGGGTGGCCTGGCACGACCTGCGCACCGCCTGA
- a CDS encoding cation:proton antiporter — protein sequence MELASAIVAIVAIVLVVIVVSRLAAPVGVPTPIALLLVGAALSFVPSLPQLTLSSDLVLYGLLPPLLYAAALSTSLLDIRANRAAILGLSVGLVLFTALGVAVVAWLLLPIPFALAIALGAIVAPPDAVAATSVARSIGLPRRVTTILEGESLLNDATALVTLRTALTAAGLAAHGASSHGEVPEVTVPSVATDLLIASVGGVAIGFVAFLAIGALRRQLHEVPADTALSFVAPYIAFVPAELVGASGVLSVVTAGLLLAHKAPILQSAPSRLAERINWSSVTFVLENAVFLLIGLQIASLLEGVAEGEGSLRRTLLVGVAVLVTCLVLRPVWIVPFTLLGARRAPDRSDGIRGGLVSSWAGMRGVVTLAAALTLPEETPLRAELIVIALVVTVGTLLLQGLTLPSLARALDVRGPDPREDALVEATVLGATTGAGLRLIEADPSADPAAVAAIRDQASARVNRSWERLGTLGPGDDETPSEAHARLRTVMIREERAELMRIRDEGHVDHAVLSAVLGQLDAEETALVWSATRSGAVRDSPLRPPDRIAGACEHLAAAEVPKAPTVAEGCPRCLADGVRWVQLRACATCGEVGCCDSTPGRHADAHFRETGHPVMRSIEPGEAWRWCYVDEIVG from the coding sequence GTGGAACTCGCCTCGGCCATCGTGGCCATCGTGGCCATCGTGCTCGTCGTCATCGTCGTCAGCCGCCTCGCCGCACCCGTCGGGGTGCCGACGCCGATCGCGCTGCTGCTCGTCGGGGCGGCGCTGTCGTTCGTGCCGTCCCTGCCGCAGCTGACGCTCTCCAGCGACCTCGTCCTGTACGGCCTGCTGCCACCGCTGCTCTACGCCGCGGCCCTGTCGACGTCGCTGCTCGACATCAGGGCCAACCGGGCCGCCATCCTCGGACTCTCCGTCGGGCTCGTGCTCTTCACCGCGCTCGGCGTCGCCGTCGTCGCGTGGCTGCTGCTACCGATCCCCTTCGCCCTCGCCATCGCGCTCGGAGCGATCGTCGCACCCCCGGATGCCGTGGCGGCCACCTCCGTGGCCCGCAGCATCGGCCTGCCCCGGCGCGTGACGACGATCCTCGAGGGTGAGTCGCTGCTCAACGACGCAACCGCCCTCGTCACGTTGCGCACGGCCCTGACGGCGGCCGGGTTGGCCGCCCACGGGGCATCGAGCCACGGTGAGGTCCCCGAGGTGACGGTCCCGTCAGTGGCGACCGACCTGCTCATCGCCTCGGTCGGTGGCGTCGCCATCGGCTTCGTCGCGTTCCTGGCGATCGGCGCGCTGCGTCGCCAGCTGCACGAGGTGCCGGCCGACACCGCGCTGTCGTTCGTCGCGCCCTACATCGCCTTCGTCCCCGCCGAACTCGTCGGCGCCTCCGGGGTGCTGTCGGTCGTCACGGCCGGCCTGCTCCTGGCTCACAAGGCCCCCATCCTGCAGTCGGCACCCTCGCGCCTGGCCGAGCGGATCAACTGGTCGAGCGTCACCTTCGTGCTGGAGAACGCCGTCTTCCTCCTCATCGGGCTCCAGATCGCGTCGCTGCTGGAAGGCGTGGCCGAGGGCGAGGGCTCTCTGCGGCGAACCCTGCTCGTCGGCGTGGCCGTGCTCGTGACCTGCCTGGTGCTGCGGCCGGTGTGGATCGTGCCGTTCACCCTCCTCGGTGCACGCAGGGCACCCGACCGCAGCGACGGCATCCGAGGTGGTCTCGTGAGCTCGTGGGCCGGGATGCGCGGTGTCGTGACGCTCGCGGCGGCCCTGACCCTGCCCGAGGAGACGCCGCTGCGGGCAGAGCTCATCGTGATCGCCCTGGTCGTCACGGTCGGCACGCTCCTGCTGCAGGGGCTGACCCTGCCCTCGCTCGCGCGCGCCCTTGACGTTCGCGGGCCCGACCCGCGCGAGGACGCGCTCGTCGAGGCCACCGTGCTCGGGGCCACGACGGGCGCCGGGCTGCGCCTGATCGAGGCCGACCCGAGCGCCGATCCGGCCGCCGTCGCCGCGATCCGTGACCAGGCCAGTGCCCGGGTGAACCGCAGCTGGGAGCGCCTCGGCACGCTCGGGCCGGGCGACGACGAGACTCCGAGCGAGGCCCATGCCCGGTTGCGCACGGTGATGATCCGCGAGGAGCGCGCCGAGCTGATGCGCATCCGCGACGAGGGCCATGTCGACCACGCGGTGCTGAGCGCGGTGCTGGGCCAGCTCGATGCCGAGGAGACCGCCCTGGTGTGGAGCGCCACCCGCAGCGGTGCCGTGCGAGACTCCCCGCTGCGCCCACCGGACCGCATCGCCGGGGCGTGTGAGCACCTGGCGGCCGCCGAGGTCCCCAAGGCCCCGACCGTCGCCGAGGGCTGCCCGCGCTGCCTCGCCGACGGGGTGCGCTGGGTGCAGTTGCGGGCCTGCGCGACCTGCGGCGAGGTCGGTTGCTGCGACTCCACCCCCGGCCGGCACGCCGACGCCCACTTCCGCGAGACCGGCCACCCGGTGATGCGCAGCATCGAGCCCGGCGAGGCCTGGCGGTGGTGCTACGTTGACGAGATCGTCGGCTGA
- a CDS encoding TetR family transcriptional regulator, whose translation MGSEPAGDGRGAVARGRRPSGSNTREAILAAAARAFAEQGYPRTTLRGIAKDAGVDTRLVSHYFGSKQELFVSVVELPFDPDVVIPALLRPGRTGVGFRLASFAIGIMDTPEARQTMTGLLRAAASEEAAAVLVRDLLMERLLGPLARHLGGDDPTLRASLAASQVAGMAFTRHVVGLPRLASASRDELVGALGPVLEHYLVGDWSPPPR comes from the coding sequence ATGGGTTCGGAGCCGGCCGGGGACGGGCGCGGGGCCGTGGCCCGGGGGCGCCGGCCCTCGGGGAGCAACACCCGCGAGGCCATCCTCGCGGCCGCAGCCCGCGCGTTCGCCGAGCAGGGCTACCCCCGGACGACGTTGCGCGGCATCGCCAAGGACGCCGGGGTCGACACCCGTTTGGTGTCGCACTACTTCGGCTCCAAGCAGGAGCTCTTCGTGTCGGTGGTCGAGCTCCCGTTCGACCCCGACGTCGTGATTCCCGCACTGCTCCGGCCCGGGCGCACCGGGGTCGGCTTCCGGCTCGCGAGCTTCGCGATCGGCATCATGGACACCCCCGAGGCTCGCCAGACGATGACCGGGCTGCTGCGGGCCGCCGCCTCGGAGGAGGCTGCCGCCGTGCTCGTGCGCGACCTGCTGATGGAGCGCCTCCTCGGCCCGCTGGCCCGACACCTCGGAGGCGACGACCCCACCCTGCGCGCCTCCCTCGCCGCGTCGCAGGTGGCCGGGATGGCGTTCACCCGCCACGTCGTCGGCCTGCCGCGGCTCGCGAGCGCCTCGCGCGACGAGCTCGTGGGTGCTCTCGGCCCGGTGCTCGAGCACTACCTCGTGGGCGACTGGTCGCCACCCCCCCGCTGA